accccttgtttttacctaaattctagtgtttaatctacctaagacacaagtattaaactaagaattagtgggataaacttacctcaagatgctaggtggaagtcttctTTGAAAAGCTCCCAAAATTGCCAATGGAAGAGTAAAAAGTGGAAAAAATGACTTAGAActcgtattaaatgaagctcactacttcagcgatttccgcatctgtggtCAGGGGAACGCATCTATGGTCTCGCTTTTGCGAGGAAGAGATCGCATCTGCGAAAATGGGCCAAgcgggctgggaccgcttctgcggtcttgaagccGCTTCTGTGGCTTGGGAGCCGCTTCAGCGGTTCCTGGCCTGGCCTACCTTGGCCGCATCTGTGATAGAAGGACTGCTTCTGCGATCTTGCACCTGCAGTCAACcaaccgcatgtgcggttatgacaaaagcatatgcttcagcacttctcaaaaATTCCAACTTCACTTGAGCCTCGTCGAATTGACGCTCGGGGATGCCGggccccgtccgaacataccgacaagtctaaaatcatgaaacggacctactcgaaccttcagaatgcccgaaacaacgctaaatctaagaatcaccccttaaaaccaattgaatcaaaattatgaacttcaagttcttaatttttcCTCCAACGAGCCGAAACGCCCTTAAATTATttggattgacaccaaattttgcgggcaagttttaaataacatatcagacctgtaccgggctccggaaccaatatACGACCCCGATACCCATgtaatcaatcattaattagtttttttaaatctttaaaacttcagattaacaatttctaataaaaattcattactcgggctagggaccttggaattcgattccgggcatactcccaggtgccatattttcctacggaccctcagggaccgtcaaatcacgaatcCGGGTCCGTTCGCTCACAATGTTTACCAAAGTCAAATTTAGTCTTTTAAGAAAAttctaaggaatcaaatgaacatatttcactccaaactcttccaaatcccaaacccactatccccgcaagtcgtaaattagttaaagaaagcgtgggaagttttatttaagggaacagggttctaaaaggcaaaacgaccagtcgagtTGTTAcacaaatatggagtcaaggcttagactcatgcaaatgtggagtcaaggcttagactcatgcaagaagaaggcaaatatggaggtagagcttaacctcatgcaagatttgggacaaggcttagtcccatgcaaatatggagttagAGATTAGattcatgcaaatgtggagtcaaggtttagactcatgcaaggataaggcaaatatggaggtagagcttaacctcatgcaagattcaggacaaggcttagtcccatgcaaatatggagtcaaagattagactcatgcaaggtgcgagacaaggcttagtcccatgcaaaggtggagtcagagattagactcgtgcaaatatggagttaaggattagactcatgcgaaTGTGGAgttagagattagactcatgcaaagagaaaataGCCGATAATGGTAGAGTATATCTTATCTGGGATAGGTTCAGCGTCTAACGACCAAATGGATGGTGAATGTGCTTTGTGTACGGATGCTATCGTCAAaggtgcctgcgttcaaagaaaaatcataagtttcatggggggggggggttggttcttgcttcgtctgcCGGACTTGATCTACTCCGCTATGGAATCCCtcttcgagttcccctaggtagcacctgactgttataaaaatagaattttcgaaaaatatgcattttttgataaaaagaaaataaaattgtTTTGGGAGCATATTGATATATTAaataattttgatgaactagcgacTGTGACACATTCCAAAGGCATTGCAGGTTTctcatattggaattttgagggtcctcctcaatattctgccccagtttggtagatgatttttaacTATTTGCGGATGGAGGACCTtgctcaaaattctgccccagttcttgactaatgactgacttcctggcatgtgatggcgttggctggacttgctccggaattttgaggaccctcctcaaaattctgcgccaatttctgatcttggggaaataaaaattttattatgatatgactgaacccataaggctacctacgtatcccctcttaaacgggaatcaggtcaagcgtagttcaattacatcaggaAAGAAGATGTGAAGTAATCTaggcataatatcttttgactgcgtctgaattaatTGATTTTGGCCAGATCTCTCCATCCATATCTGCAAGTATGAgagctcctcctgttagcactcTGTAAACCatatacggaccttgccagttgggagagaattttcctttggcttcatcttggtgtggaaaaatcttcttcaacaccagctgtcctggtgcgaactgtcttggtttgacccttttgttgaaagctctagacatccTGTTCTGATATAGTTGACTGTGGCATACTGTGTTTATTctttttccatcgataagggccaactgTTCATAGTGGCTTTTTACCCACTCCGCaacgctgagttcagcttcctgtatgactcttagagaaggaatctctacctcggctgggatgacaacctcggtaccataaaccaacatgtagggggttTCCCCGGTTGACATACGAattgtggtgcggtaccctaaaagagcaaagggtaacttttcatgccactgcttgtgattttctaccattttccttagtatcttcttaatatttTTGTCGGCGGCTtccacggctccattcatctgaggtctgtaggcggtggaatttttgtgcttgattttgaaggtttcacatatagctttcatcaagtcactattgaggttgacGACATTGTCGGTGATAATAGACTCAGGAATCTCGAATCAGCAGATGATACGATCCTTGATAAAATCTGTGACGaccttcttggttacaactttgtaggatgcagcttctacccattttgtgaagtaatcaatggctaccagaataaatcaGCATCCGTTCGAAGCAGTGGGATcgatcggaccaataacatccattccccagatAGCGAATAGCTAAGGTGAgattgttgcattgagctcatttgggggcacttttatcatgtcagcatgtacttgacattgaaatcatttgcggacatactgaatacaATCCGTCTCTATGGTCATCTAAAAGTAATTTGCCCTAAGTATTTTCTTGGCCAGAACAAAGCCATTCATGTGCGGActgcaggtcccagcatgcacatcctcaagtagcttagaagcttcctttgcgtcgatgCATCTTAGCAAACCCAAATCTAGGGTTCTTCTATATAAGTTCCCTCcaatgtggaagaagtgatttgacaatctctggagcgtgcatttctgaatgtgatttgcatgctTCGGGTATTTTCcttttgataggtactccttgatgtcatggaaccaaggctttctgtctgCTTCCTCCCCGACATGAGCataatatgccggctgattatggatcctcactggaatgggatcaatatagttcttatctggatgttgtatcattgatgacaaagtggctagtgcgtcggcgaactcattctgaattctgggcacatgtcggaattctatatTTGTAAACctccttttcaattcctgcacatggtgcagatatggcaatatcttggaattcttagtAGTCCATTCTCCTTTCACCTGGTGCACAAGTAAATCTGAATTGCCAATCACCAAcaactcctgaatattcatgtcgactgccatgttgagccctagtatgcaatCCTCATAttttgccatgttgttggtgtaggaaAATCTAAGTTTGGTAGATATCAGATAGTGCTGACCCATTTCGgataccaaaactactccaatgcCTACTGCTTTGAAATTTGTGGCTCCGTCAAAGAActtcctccaaccgtcatatgcttccgtaatgtcttctcctacaaatgagacttcttcgtcaggaaaatatgttttcaagggttcgtattctcctcccactggaTTTTTAGCGAGTTGATATGCCAACGCTTGTCCCTTGACTGttttttgagttacatagacgatgtcgaactcactcagtagtatcttccatttagctaacttcccagtaggcatgggcttctgaaatatgtactttagaggatccatcctggatatgaggtatgtaatgtaggcacagaaataatgcctcaacttctgggctgtccaggtcaaagcacagcaagtgcattcgAGTAGGGAATACCGCGCTTCATAaagtgtgaatttcttactcaggtaatatatggctttctcctttcttcctgtctcatcatgttgcctcaaaacacatccaaaggctCCATCTAACACAGATAGATAAAGCAGCAACGGTCGTCTTGGTTCTGGCAGGACCAGAACTGGCGGcgtggacaggtattccttgatcttgtcaaaagcatTCTGACAATCCTCGCTCCAACTTGTCTcgacatctttcctcagcatctagaagatgggttcacatatgattgtggactgtgctatgaatcagcTGATGTGGTTAACTcgccctaggaagctcatcacgtccttcttgcttTTGGGTGGTggtaattcctgaatagctttgactttagtcgcatctagctcgatccctcggtgactgacaatgaatcccagtaattTTCCTGccggaaccccgaatgcacactttgcatggttcaacttcaaattgtacctccaaagcctgtcgaagaatttcctcaagtctgaTATGTGACCCGTGccccttttggatttgataatgatgtcgtccacataaacctctatttctttgtatatcatatcatgaaaaatggttgtcatgaccctcatgtaagtggccattgcgttctttagaccgaatgacatcatcttgtaacagtatacaccccaaggcATAATAAAAACTGTCTTCTCggtatcttcttcatccatccagatctgatgataaccagcgaagcaatctacaaaggattggagttcatgcttggcacaattatcgatcaggatgtgtatatttggcagtgagAAATCGTCTTtcggacttgctctgtttaaatcccgataatcgacacataccctaaccttcccgtccttctttagAACTGacacaatattagctaaccatgttGAGTACTCAACCGCCCTGAGAATATTTGGCTTTGATCtgtttggtaacttcctccttgatcttcaaactcatgtctggtttgaattttctgagtttctgcttgactagTAGACACAgaggattggtaggcaacttatgagcTACTATGATGTGCttaaaccagacatgagtttAGAAAAaagatgtactcttccttttttgttggtgacaaatgaatgctgatgcgggtctctttgacggcctcggcgtctcccaaatttaccgCTTCTATTTCTtccaagttggatttaggcttgttctcaaaattctcaacttccctgacaatttccttgggtatctcatcttcttcctttgagtcactattctcatgttgcgttgcctgattacatgtcacagtcactggttcatcaggaaaagtaataataacactgtagaagggaaaagtataaaatagtaatgaataatgataaaggataaatgcatttgattaaaactgagaaaattgttcaaacaaagcttggctcggtggatcgagcatttattttgaaacaaagaaatcttaaacaaaattgctgaaaaatttaaatgcctagaacaaatataaattctgccaagctacctagggactcgacGGACTTGAGATGGTGTaacggtccagttcctgagaacgaCTCCCTTTGCAACAGTCTGAATggagaggccttcttcctcctcctcctccttaattatggcactgcagtctatatcctcatcttccaagaGTAGGTCCTTCAGCCCatctagtgcttcttcttcagcggttccccatattgtgtctgcctggtggaaagcttgttccaaacgaggtatcggttgctcaagagggtaatacggtccacgccatggaggcgaccgttcctgtactcttgccatgtatactggtatccgagctcaaaggtagtaccatgatttttcagccatATTGGCTTGGTGATACCTTGAAGGTTCTTTCCtaaccctttgtcgggttcatatccggaccatgctagtatgctttctattttgttactccgcCACTTATCCTTCTTGACGACATTAAcccattcaatgtgatgataggtttccttTACCAGCCTTCTTTTATGTCCAATGGCCGGAATGGTCTGACTGGTGTAGATGGgattactcccatctccatgaatgattacctcctggtggttccattcaaatttcacaactTGGTGTAGTGTGGATGGCacggctccagcagcatggatccatgggtggcccaacaaaagattatatgaggagggtatgtcaagcacttggaattcgatgtcgaaccaagttggtcccatctgcaagaaAAGGTTGAtctccccgatcgtggccctctgggacccatcgaaagccttcacattcatgcttctggtccgtatttcatggaaacctttgtccaaccttttcagggtacccagtggacaaatattcagactcgaacctccatcaaccaggaccctggcaatgaatttgtcttcaaactgtaccgtaatatgcaatgctcgattgtgattcagaccttcaggcggtagctcatcttcgtgaaaGATAATCTTGTGGCTCTCCAACACCTATCCGACtatattggccatttctccaccaatGATATTACTGGGTACATAAGCTCGCTCAATACCTTCAtcagagcattcttgtgcgcctctgaattttgtaGCAGTGACCGGATaaatatctgagcagggactttgttcagatgatcaacaacagaatactctttcgcttgtactttcctccacaagtcaTCCGGTCCGGTTTCAATGAcaggctgcctagtagtggcatccttacttgaacctcccaagtgttcaggggtgtagactcttccagttctagttaTCCCTTGTGCGGtatcagattcctctatcttagcCTTCCCGTTTCGCCAAGCCTCGgtgacataatcccagggtatttcCATTGAGTTGAATAGGGGTGTGGTTGACGCCGTCACAATAAAAGGTGTGACTGTTTCTACTTCAAATAGAGTGGGGCTGGCTGCGGGCAGAGCTACTTCCACCTTGAATGGAACTGATATTGTTACCTCAACGTCAATAGGTTCCTGAGTCTAAACCATAATGGGAGTAAGCGTAACTGCAACCTTTAAATCATCGCCTTCTcggataagcccgattgacccctcagggtcccattcctcATTTATTTCTATGACATGTACACtgtcacctctgtgatcagggaggggattattGCGAACATTAGTTGCGACTTCCTTCGCTTGTATGACTTTGTTGTCACTGAGTGTCtgaatcttatccttcaatgttcggcactcagcagtggtgtgccattccataccggagtggtatgcacaggttttgtttggatttacccattgggatggattttctagtgccacatcaggaataggagtgacataacctgcggcctttaacctttcatacaattggtcgatgggctcagaaatggcggtgtattgtctgggtgacttGCGGTTGAAATTGGGTCTtgatcttggataattttggcgagttggtggtgatttgaagtgggatggttgggaattataggtgtgatgaacaatggctggttgggaatatctgggagatgaatgTTGATATGTAGGtagtgatgcttggtatgtgggtggaggtgtttgataggtgggtggaggtgtttgatatgtgggcggaggtgtttgataggtaggtggaggtgtttgatatgtgagtggagtttttgggccctgggccaccattacttccccgacatctctcttcttcgatatgccgcctgattggagtgccttattcgtggcttatagtgcctcaaaatttgttaccatcccgctcttgattccttcctcgattctttccccgagcttgatgatatctgagaatttttgatttttgatgaccATTAatctttcataatattgcggatcctgTGCTTTGACGAAGAACTTATTAATCTGTTCTTCATCCAAAGCAGGCTTGACCTTGGAgtcttctgacctccaacgagtagcatattcaCGGGAGGTCTTagtgggcttcttcttgagattttggatgtagaagacatcaggtgcattttctgtgttgaacctaaaccggtccatgaaatctgacgccatgcttacccaactaGACCATTTCTTGGGGTTCTGGCTAATATACCAAGACAATGCATCcctagtaagactcctcataaagagcttcattcgaattttttcatattttctgACCCccacaagcttgtcacaataagtccttaagtgaaccctgggatcacccgtaccatcgaatatttcgaacttgggaggtttgtacccctctggcaattCCATATCGGGTTGTTTGCACAGACCTTCATAGTTTAAACCTTCTATTCCCCTATCGCCTTCGACACTTTGAACCCGGCTTgttaatttcttgagttcttcagccatgttcttaatgacCAAGTCCTTTTCGGAGGGTTCCATTGCACAGGAGATTTGCTGGGTAGAgtgtggtatagtttccacgtatatggggttgctctgatgggttCCAGGAACCtaggtatagtgatggtcattggtggagttttgtggatatggaatgagtggtggtgtattttggggagtgtggtaagtggtggttggtgggcaTGGAATTGGTTGATGCTGTTGTGGTAGAGTTGATATCgacaatggattgatattttatggtggagttgcatattgatttggtatggtaggattttacggctgttggttttgtgtgttttgagaaggtgttgggttctttgcgttctattggtggatatcagggacattgagggtgagtgacaagtttgccaaattgcggacctgctcaagttctctttgcagttctagtatcttttttTCTATTCTCAAAACTAGGTCATTCGGGGCTGGAGTACTATGACCATCAgaagtttctgcgttctcaatgTTTTCCTTTCGAATTCCACTTAGGtcgtccatctttgcttttcctcTGATTTTGtcttgcttggaggaggaggaggtggaagtcctctagatctggtatgatatgatgacgaggccagtatggatgaaccaacctaaggggatgagaataacaacaagaaataatcaaaaacaaaaggtaacaagtcagtgaggattctaaaatatttgcaatatttaaacacatagtgcgagatataaactcgtatcctaatttgggagcctcgttgtgcccgag
This genomic stretch from Nicotiana sylvestris chromosome 9, ASM39365v2, whole genome shotgun sequence harbors:
- the LOC138877831 gene encoding uncharacterized protein produces the protein MNGAVEAADKNIKKILRKMVENHKQWHEKLPFALLGYRTTIRMSTGETPYMLVYGTEVVIPAEVEIPSLRVIQEAELSVAEWVKSHYEQLALIDGKRINTVCHSQLYQNRMSRAFNKRVKPRQFAPGQLVLKKIFPHQDEAKGKFSPNWQGPYMVYRVLTGGALILADMDGEIWPKSINSDAVKRYYA